The sequence TGTGGGTAAATGGAGGCAGCGGTGCGCACTGAAGCTCACCACAACAGTGACAGTGTAACGTGTCAGCAGGTGAAATCAATGACTCGTTAAACAGGTACTTATCATTATGTGCAGGAACACAAGGCGGCTCAGAAGTCAAACCAGCTAACACGCTCCTACAGCAGCCAAACCAGCTGACAGCAAGCTAACAAGACAGGAGTATTTCATCTGCAGATAATAAAAACTTCTACTGACTGAATGGTAATAGGATGCCATagattgtctactactactactctcggctgctcccgttagggggcgccactgcggatcattcgtttccatctcttcctgtcctctgcatcttcctctgtcacaccagccacctgcatgtcctccctcaccacatccataaacctcctctttggccttcctcttctcctctcctcttccctggcagctccatattcagcatccttctcccagtatacccagcatctctcctccacacatgtccaagccatctcaatcttgtctctcttgctttgtctccaaaccgtccaacctgagctgtccctctaatatactcgtccctaatcctgtcctactTCATcactcagcatcttcaactctgccacctccagctccacctcctctcttttcatcagtgccaccgtctccagaccatataacatagcttgtctcatcacttctcggccttttggctaagatcaagtgtagtatctgttcttatcagttaaATATCTGATACGGCCCCTACCCGGGGACCacatattaaattgatttttggaaCAGGGAGATGGAATaggggcttgctccgtccactccacaCATCAACCTGGTATTGCAGTACCTCCAGGAATGATGCACcccctgaaaaaaaacaaaaacatagctggtctcactaccattttgtaaacctagATTATAGTAtaaatatattattatattataaataGGTTATAATGCTTATGATATAATTTATCGATTCCCAGTGGGGAGAATAGAGGCTTTGGAGGCACAGAGAGCCATGGAGGTCTGCAGCACGGAGGTCTGCAGCACGGAGGTCTGCAACACGGAGGTCTGCAGCATGGAGTTCTGCAACACGGAGGTCTGCAGCATGGAGTTCTGAAACATGGAGGTCTGCAGCATGGAGTTCTGCAGCATGGAGGTCTGCAGCATGGAGTTCTGAAACATGGAGGTCTGCAGAATGGAGTTCTGCAGCATGGAGGTCTGCAGCATGGAGGTCTGCAGCATGGAGTTCTGAAACATGGAGGTCAGCAGCATGGAGGTCTGCAGCATGGAGTTCTGAAACATGGAGGTCTGCAGCATGGAGGTCTGCAGCATGGAGGTCTACAGCATGGAGTTCTGAAACATGGAGGTCTATAGCATGGAGTTCTGCAGCATGGAGGTCTGCAGCATGGAGTTCTGAAACATGGAGGTTTGCAGCATGGAGTTCTGCAGCATGGAGGTCTGCAGCATGGAGTTCTGAAACATGGAGGTTTGCAGCATGGAGGTCTGCAGCATGGAGGTCTACAGCATGGAGTTCTGAGACACGGAGGTCTGTAGCATGGAGTTCTGAAACATGGAGGTCTGCAGCATGGAGTTCTGCAGCATGGAGGTCTGCAGCATGGAGTTCTGAGACACGGAGGTCTGTAGCATGGAGTTCTGAAACATGGAGGTCTGCAGCATGGAGTTCTGCAACACGGAGGTCTGCAGCATGGAGTTCTGAAACATGGAGGTCTGCAGCATGGAGTTCTGCAGCACGGAGGTCTGCAGCATGGAGTTCTGAAACATGGAGGTCTGCAGCATGGAGGTCTGCAGCATGGAGGTCTGCAGCATGGAGGTCTACAGCATGGAGGTCTGTAGCATGGAGTTCTGCAGCACGGAGGTCTGCAGCACCACTGACTTAGCATGGGTCCAAATGACCCAAGTCCAAACTTTGAGATGTCTTTGAATATTATGTTCATTTATTGTTCCAGTTTGTAAAGTCCATCAGAGAGACCATAATCTACAACATTATGAGAAACAACAAACTACACGATTTTAAAGAACAAGTAAACACTTGCTTTTATCCTGGAATTTGATTCAGTGGAGTTGAAAAGGCAATGGATCAATAgacagatctatctatctatctatctatctatctatctatctatctatctatctatctatctatctatctatctatctatctatctatctatctatctatctatctatctatctatctctacatAGGAACAAAGTGTTGAGGTAGAAGCAGAAGTGTGTGTAGCTGTAGAAGCAGaagtgtgtagatgtagaagcaGAAGTGTGTATAGCTGTAGAAGCAGaagtgtgtagatgtagaagcagaagtgtgtgtagatgtagaggCAGAAGTGTGTTCATGTAAAGCagaagtgtgtgtagatgtagaagcaGAAGTGTGTAGATGTAAAGCAGaagtgtgtagatgtagaagcagaagtgtgtagatgtagaagcaGAAGTGTGTAGATGTAAAGCagaagtgtgtgtagatgtagaagcaGAAGTGTGTATAGCTGTAGAAGCagaagtgtgtgtagatgtagaagcagaagtgtgcgtagatgtagaagcagaagtgtgtgtagatgtagaagcagaagtgtgtagatgtagaggcagaagtgtgtagatgtagaagcagaagtgtgcgtagatgtagaagcagaagtgtgtgtagatgtaaagcagaagtgtgtagatgtagaagcagaagtgtgtagatgtagaggcagaagtgtgtgtagatgtaaagcagaagtgtgtgtagatgtagaagcagaagtgtgtagatgtagaagcagaagtgtgtgtagatgtagaggcagaagtgtgtagatgtagaagcagaagtgtgtagatgtagaggcagaagtgtgtgtagatgtagaagcagaagtgtgtagatgtagaagcagaagtgtgtgtagatgcagaagcagaagtgtgtgtagatgtagaagcagaagtgtgtagatgtagaagcagaagtgtgtgtagatgtagaggcagaagtgtgtgtagatgtagaagcaGAAGTGTGTAGATGTAAAGCAGAAGTGTGTAGATGTAAAGCAGaagtgtgtagatgtagaagcagaagtgtgtgtagatgtagaggcagaagtgtgtgtagatgtagaagcagaagtgtgtagatgtagaagcagaagtgtgtagat is a genomic window of Lampris incognitus isolate fLamInc1 chromosome 14, fLamInc1.hap2, whole genome shotgun sequence containing:
- the LOC130124482 gene encoding LOW QUALITY PROTEIN: keratin-associated protein 4-9-like (The sequence of the model RefSeq protein was modified relative to this genomic sequence to represent the inferred CDS: substituted 1 base at 1 genomic stop codon) codes for the protein MLSQWCCRPPCCRTPCYRPPCCRPPCCRPPCCRPPCCRPPCFRTPCCRPPCCRTPCCRPPCFRTPCCRPPCCRTPCCRPPCFRTPCYRPPCLRTPCCRPPCCRTPCCRPPCFRTPCYRPPCLRTPCCRPPCCRPPCCKPPCFRTPCCRPPCCRTPCCKPPCFRTPCCRPPCCRTPCYRPPCFRTPCCRPPCCRPPCCRPPCFRTPCCRPPCCXPPCFRTPCCRPPCCRPPCCRTPFCRPPCFRTPCCRPPCCRTPCCRPPCFRTPCCRPPCCRTPCCRPPCCRPPCCRPPCCRPPWLSVPPKPLFSPLGIDKLYHKHYNLFII